AAAAAGGTTTCGGGTGTCACTGTAAGCCGTAAAGACTAATAAAAAACAAGAAGCCAAGAGCCAAAGCACCAAAAATCAGGATATTTTTTTGAGTTGGCGTCAGCTTGTTGACACCCAAACCATAACCGAGATTTTCTTTGAAACCGGATGCTGTACCCGCAGGGCCAATGTTGGCGAAAGCGGTTTTCTTTGCAGAACAAACGGGACACCGCCAATTTACAGGTAGCTCTGCAAAAGGCGTTCCTGAAGGAATATCATCCTTGTCGTCTCCCTTTTCAGGTTCGTAAACATAACCGCAGGCGCGACACTCATAGCGGTCTAACACCGTAGTCTCAACACCTTGTTCGCTCATGGCTAAAGCCTCGCAGAGGAGAAATCTTAAATATACGTTAAAAATTATGACATAACTGTTAGACTTTTCTATCACTAGCAAAAACGAATCAAATACTTGAAGTGCATCTGTTTCCCAGATTTCAGAAAAGCCAAAAAGATATAATGTAAAAAGAAGTTACGGAATTAAGGGATTGGGGATTGGGTACTGGGTATTAGGGATTGCCTAGAGCGTGTAGGAAAGAATTAAATTTTTAGTTCTTATTCCCTAGTTCCTAGTCCCCAGTCTCTAGTCCCCAGTCCCTAATCTGATTACACCTTAAGCGGTAGATATTCATTGTGTTTGTCCTCAGCGGTTACGAGTATCTTCTAGGCTTCTTACTCATCTGTAGCCTAGTACCTGCCTTAGCGCTCTCAGCGTCCAAGCTCTTACGACCCAGTAGTTACAGCCCAGAACGGCGCACTACATACGAATCTGGTATGGAACCCATTGGGGGAGCCTGGATTCAGTTCAACATCCGCTACTATATGTTTGCCCTGGTCTTCGTCGTTTTTGATGTGGAGACTGTGTTTTTGTATCCTTGGGCAGTAGCGTTCCACCGTTTGGGGCTATTGGCATTTATTGAAGCACTAATCTTTATTGCAATTCTTGTAGTCGCCTTAGTGTACGCATGGCGTAAAGGAGCTTTGGAGTGGTCTTGAATTCTAACTTAACAACTCAGGACAAAGAGCGAATCATCAACCCTATTGAGCGTCCCTCAGTTACACAAGAGCTTTCAGAAAACGTCATTTTGACGACGGTTGATGACCTCTACAACTGGGCGCGGCTTTCTAGTTTGTGGCCTTTGCTGTTTGGTACTGCTTGCTGCTTTATTGAATTTGCAGCTCTAATTGGCTCCCGGTTTGACTTTGACCGCTTTGGGCTAATTCCCCGTTCTAGCCCCCGCCAAGCTGATTTAATTATTACGGCAGGGACGATTACTATGAAGATGGCTCCGCAGTTGGTGCGTCTTTATGAGCAAATGCCAGAGCCGAAGTATGTCATCGCTATGGGAGCTTGCACGATTACTGGTGGGATGTTTAGCGTTGATTCTCCTACAGCAGTGCGTGGAGTTGATAAACTAATTCCTGTAGACGTGTACTTGCCTGGTTGTCCTCCCCGTCCAGAAGCGATTATTGACGCAATTATTAAGCTACGGAAGAAGATTACTAATGATTCGATGCAGGAGCGGAGTAAGATTAAGCAAACTCACCGCTACTACAGCACGACTCATAACTTCAAGCCAGTAGATGAAATTTTAACTGGGAAGTATTTGCAGTCAGAAACTCGCTTTACACCACCTAAAGAATTGACAGAAGCGATCGGTCTACCAGTACCGCCTGCGTTGTTGACAGAAAAAGCGCAAAAGGAGGAACAAAACCGTGGCTGAAGAAGAATCTAAAGCAGTACCAGCAGACGAAGCAGAGTCTAAACCATTACCAGCAGCTCAAGAATCTCTAGTAGAAGCTGGTAAAATTTCCAAGTGGCTGACCGAAAATGGCTTTGATCATGAGTTTTCGGAACCAGACAAGAACGGGGTAGAGATTATTAAGGTTGAGCCTGATTTCTTGCTCCCCACCGCTACAGCTTTGTATGCTTACGGGTTTAATTATCTTCAGTTTCAAGGTGGTGTTGACCTTGGGCCTGGGCAAGAATTGGTGAGCGTGTATCACTTAATTAAAGTCGGTGATAATGGCGATCGCCCTGAAGAAGTGCGAGTTAAAGTGTTCTTACCACGGGAAAATCCGAGAGTGCCTTCTGTGTACTGGATTTGGAAAACCGCAGATTGGCAAGAGCGCGAAGCTTACGATATGTTTGGCATTATCTACGAAGGACACCCGAATCTCAAGCGAATTTTGATGCCGGAAGATTGGGTGGGTTGGCCTTTGCGGAAGGATTACGTCTCGCCTGATTTCTATGAGTTGCAGGATGCTTATTAAGTAGTGCTGAATAGAGACGCGATTCATCGCGTCTGTACAATATAGTGTTTCGATAGTGATTAACCCCTTTCCGGTGGCGGAGAGGGGTTATGTTTTCCATGTCTTGCGCAAAGGCGCAAAGAAGGACGCCAAAGAGTGTGGTTTTAAACAAGACAAAGGTTAATCAAAGCCTACAGAACCCCATGCTAGAAGCGAAAAAGGGATATTACACCTGTATTTCTGCAACAACCTTCTTGTTCTTTTGCGATCGCACTCAGCATCTCTATCGTCATTGGTGCGTAGGCGTAGCCCGTCGTAGACATCGCTGGACTAATTAAAATCCTAAAATCTGGCTAATTCCAACATCTAGTGCAGGTTAAAATTAGATATGCTCGTAAAAAATGTTGTATTTACAGCAGAGCTACTACAAAAATTAAAAGCTTATGACAGCCAGCAATATTAGGCAACAAATTTTAGAGCATCTTAAAACATTACCTGGAGAACAGGTGAAAACTCTCCTGTTAACATGGCTGTCTGGTACATCCAATTCTTTAGAAGATTTTGAGCGATTACTGACACATCAAACTACTCAAACGACGGAAGAATCATTTGAGTACGGAGAGATAGACACAGGATTAAATTTTCAACCTCTTACTGAAGCCCAAATGCTTCAGCAGAGTCAATCTGCTCTCGAAGCTTACCGTTCCAAAGGTTCAGGAATAGCCCATGATCACGTGCGTGAATGGGCTGAAAGTTTGGGAACAGATCGAGAACGTCCATGTCCTAGATAGTTTGGACTGAAACTGCAATTGACGACTTAAATCGTCATTACGATTTTGTAAAACTGAATAATCCTGATGCAGCAGTACGTGCAGTACAAGCAATTGTTTCTTCAGGCGAAAGTCTAGAGCAGAATCCTCGTCGAGGTGCAATCGTAGATGAAATAGCAGGCTTACGAAAACTTTTGGTTTCTTTTGGTAAGTACGGCTTTATAATTCACTACGTTATTCTTGAGGATGATGTTGTTATTCTACGCATCTATCACGGGCGAGAGAATCGACCTCGTTAGTATTAATTTTCATGTTGAAAAGATTAGGCTACCTACTCCCTCTCGACATCCTCAGCAATTACCGTAACCGCTTGCTCAACTCTTAAAGCAAACATTGGATAAAGGAGAATATGAAGCGATCACCATCAAACATCACAACCAAATCTGTAAAAAAATTACTCTAATAACCACCCAAAAACAGACGCCACGCTCAGATTTAACTCATTAGCAAAAGATGGAACAGGAAGTTTTTGCTGTGGTTCATCAAATACTTCTGGTTGCTGCTTGGGAAGATAAACAAACACTGTTTGCTCATTTGGATCAATTAACCAACACATTTGAGTGCCAGAATTGAGGCAACACAAAATATTTTTGGTGACTTTTGTTTGACTTTGGTCAGGTGATAGAATCTCAATTGTCCAATCAGGAGCTATTAAAAAGGTATTAGCAACCTCGCCTTTTTCATCGCGGGGAATTCTCTCCCAAGTAAACACAGACACATCTGGAATTATTGAGCGTCCATCAAATGTGCAACGTAACTCTGAAAATGCTCGTGCAATCTGTTGCGGTTTAAGAATTACATTGATAGTAGTAGAAAACTCGGTTTGAATTGTGCTGTGCTTACCCTGCGGCATTGGTTTCTGGATGATTTGCCCATCAATATATTCGCTAGCAGGTTCTGTTTCTGGTAGCTTGAGAAACTCATCTAAAGTTATCGATTTAGATGGGGTTTGTAGCATTAGGGCTTTCTTGTAAAAAAGAGTTTAATTAGCTTTATATTAATTTTAATGGTGCGTTGTCACAAAGGTCAACGCACCCTTATCTAAAGAAGCAGCGAGTCCAAACAATCACTTCACAGATGTCACTGTTTGGTTGACTACTGGACGTGCTTTTTTACGGTCTGATCTGCGCGTTCCACCAGCCATCTCATACTCATCACTACTTTTGCCATAGTGAGATGCAACATTTAACAGCATTTGTTCAGAATAAGTATTTAACTCGCGTTCTGCTTCTATTAATGCATTGTGTGTCTTATCTACTATTGTTTGTGCTTGATTATAAGCGGCTAGCTTTTCTCGTAACTCAATTACTTTAGTGTTGTAAGTAGCAATTGAAAACCCATTACTAAAGTTTAACTCAGGGTTAATTGTCTGCATTCCTTCAATCCGTCGTTCAGCTTTGGTAAGTGCGATGGAGTTTCGTTTCCGTTGCGTCATATAGTTTTCCTATTTGGATTAATTTATAAATAACCATGATCTTATACACTGAGTTATTTATATATCATCAAAATATGCAATAAGCAGATGCACCAGCCACAGTGAAGTTACAGAATTTTAAAAGCATTGGATGGCATTAGCCAACTAATAGATGCGGGTATATTTGCTTAAATTTGTTGAGAAAAGCTAGTTTTGAAGTCGCAAAAGCTAGTTTTGAAGTCGCAAAAGCTGGTTTTGAAGTCGCAAAAGCTGGTTTTGAAGTCGCAAAAGCTAGTTTTGAAGTCGCAAAAGCTGGTTTTGAAGTCGCAAAAGCTAGTTTTGAAGTCGCAAAAGCTGGTTTTGAAGTCGCAAAAGCTGGTTTTGAAGTCGCAAAAGCTAGTTTGATGAAAGTTGTTCAAATAATTCCATAACCTTAATTAGCTCAACAGAACAACCCCACGGATAAATTTATCCGTGGGGTTACGACTATTACCGCAAGGCGGAATTAAAAGAATGCTTTTTAGCGCCGTGTGCAACTTTCTTTCAAACCTAACCCCCAGCCCCTTCCCTGCAAGGGAAGGGGAGCAAGAATCAAAACCTCTCGACTTTTCGGGGCTACGGTAAATTACCCCCCTTAATCCCCCCTTATAAAGGTGGGAAACAAAAAATCTAGTTCTCTCCCCTTGTAAAGTAGAGGGTTAGGGAGGGGTAAAACCAACGCTTAAACCCAGATAAGTGAACTGTTTCCGACTTGTGTGTACACGGTAGCATTTCCAAGGGGGGAAACAAGAAATCCAGTTCCCTCCCCTTTGCAAGGGCAGGGTTAGGGTGGGGTAAAACAGTACGGCGTAAATAAAGCAACTATTTCAAATTATTCAAAAGCCTGTCTTCTAAGCTTTTTGACTTTTGACCCTTCGACTGCGCTTCAGGGTCAAGGCTGAGCGAACTTGTGCTTAGCGTAGCCGAAGTAGCCGAAGCCTTGACTTTTGACTTCCGGCTTACAGTAATAAGTATATTTGCAAAAGTGAGATAAATACCTAGTAAACCAGTAGTAACAACAGCTTCCCATTGCATCGGCTAGAGGGGGATGAGACGAAGCACACTAAAAATTTGTTTTTATAACTGAAAACTTTATTTTATTTATTTGTTAAGTAACTTTCACTATTTCAAATGTATAATCCATCATCTATTGCTATTTAGCAAATGTATAATTTGTTATTCATTATTATTTATTTATCACTCCTATTACTTATTTTCTCGTTAGCACTCTCGGAGATAGAGCTTACCTTTTAAAAAGATAAGTTAGTAACCACTTAGTAGCCATTTATTAACATAGCTATTAAGGTTGCACTTGCCTTAATTTTTGCTTCAAAAATGATGAGCCATT
This region of Nostoc sp. UHCC 0302 genomic DNA includes:
- the ndhK gene encoding photosynthetic/respiratory NAD(P)H-quinone oxidoreductase subunit K, whose amino-acid sequence is MVLNSNLTTQDKERIINPIERPSVTQELSENVILTTVDDLYNWARLSSLWPLLFGTACCFIEFAALIGSRFDFDRFGLIPRSSPRQADLIITAGTITMKMAPQLVRLYEQMPEPKYVIAMGACTITGGMFSVDSPTAVRGVDKLIPVDVYLPGCPPRPEAIIDAIIKLRKKITNDSMQERSKIKQTHRYYSTTHNFKPVDEILTGKYLQSETRFTPPKELTEAIGLPVPPALLTEKAQKEEQNRG
- the ndhC gene encoding photosynthetic/respiratory NAD(P)H-quinone oxidoreductase subunit C, with amino-acid sequence MFVLSGYEYLLGFLLICSLVPALALSASKLLRPSSYSPERRTTYESGMEPIGGAWIQFNIRYYMFALVFVVFDVETVFLYPWAVAFHRLGLLAFIEALIFIAILVVALVYAWRKGALEWS
- a CDS encoding Uma2 family endonuclease — translated: MLQTPSKSITLDEFLKLPETEPASEYIDGQIIQKPMPQGKHSTIQTEFSTTINVILKPQQIARAFSELRCTFDGRSIIPDVSVFTWERIPRDEKGEVANTFLIAPDWTIEILSPDQSQTKVTKNILCCLNSGTQMCWLIDPNEQTVFVYLPKQQPEVFDEPQQKLPVPSFANELNLSVASVFGWLLE
- a CDS encoding type II toxin-antitoxin system RelE/ParE family toxin; this translates as MNNPDAAVRAVQAIVSSGESLEQNPRRGAIVDEIAGLRKLLVSFGKYGFIIHYVILEDDVVILRIYHGRENRPR
- a CDS encoding rubredoxin; the protein is MSEQGVETTVLDRYECRACGYVYEPEKGDDKDDIPSGTPFAELPVNWRCPVCSAKKTAFANIGPAGTASGFKENLGYGLGVNKLTPTQKNILIFGALALGFLFFISLYGLQ
- a CDS encoding NAD(P)H-quinone oxidoreductase subunit J, producing the protein MAEEESKAVPADEAESKPLPAAQESLVEAGKISKWLTENGFDHEFSEPDKNGVEIIKVEPDFLLPTATALYAYGFNYLQFQGGVDLGPGQELVSVYHLIKVGDNGDRPEEVRVKVFLPRENPRVPSVYWIWKTADWQEREAYDMFGIIYEGHPNLKRILMPEDWVGWPLRKDYVSPDFYELQDAY